The Desulfovibrio aminophilus genome segment GGCCGCGTCGAGAATGGCCCGCCTCGTGTCCTGCTTCCGCTTTTCCCGCAATGTCATTTCCGGCCCCCGATATGAACATGTTCATATTTCGAACACGTTCATTTTTAGGGAAGATGGCCGCTGTTGTCAATGGCGCCGCCGCGCCCGCGCGGGCGCGGCGGCGGAGGCCCCGAAGGAGCGGACCGGATGGGTTCAGACGGGGCCTCCGGGCAGGGGGGACGGACCAGGGGCCCGCAAGGGCAGGCGCACCCGCATCTCCAGCCCATCCAGGCCGTTGGCCGGAAGGATGGCAGCGCCCAGGCGTTCGGCCGCGCCGCGCGCCAGGGTGAGCCCCAGGCCGTAGCCCTGGGCCGCGTCCTGGTCCAGGCGGCGGAAGGGCTCGAACATGGCCTCCAGCTCCTCGGCCTGGAAACGGCGGCAGGTGTTGCGCACGGAGAACTCCACGTGGTCGCCGCCCTCCAGCACGGCCACCCGGACGCGCCCGCCGGGGGTCACGTACTTCGCGGCGTTGTCCAGGAGGTTCACCACCAGGGTGTCGTAGTCCTCCGGCGGGCCGGTGAACTCGGCCGGGTCCAGGCGTTCGAGGATGATGTCCGCGTCCTTGGCCTCCAGCAGGGGGGCGATTCGGCGGCAATGCTCCCGGATCATGGAGGTGAGGTCCACGCCGGCGGCCTGGGCCGCGCGGTCGCGCAGGTCCTGGCGGGAGAGTCGGAGAATGCGCTCGATGAGCCCGTCGAGAATGACGATTTCTTCTTGTATTCCCTGGAGTTTGAGAGCCGCGTCGGCGGTTTTGCCCTGCTCCAGGCCCGTGCGGGCCAGCTCGGCGATCATGGCGATGCGCGTAAGCGGGCTGCGCAGCTGATGGGAGATGTTGGCGTTGAGGTCGCGGATGGCTCCAAAGGAGCGCGTGATGCCGTCGGCCATGGCGTTGAAGGCCGCGCCCAGCCGTCCGACCTCGTCGCCGCCGCGGATTTCCACCCGCTGGGAGAGGTCGCCCCGGGCCATGCGCAGGGCCGATTCCTCCAGCTTGCGCAAGGGGACCGCGATGCGCCGGGCCAGGGGAATGGAGAGCAGGGCCCCCAGCAGGCCGATGCCGCCCAGCCCGTACAAAAAGGTCGTGACCAGGGAGTCCACCGCCGGATCGTCGCGGAGGTAGCCCCGAATCCAGAACTGTTTTCCGGCCAGTTCCGTGGGCATCTCCACCCAGCCGCAGTAGCCCGTGGAGCAGTCCACGTCCCGCATGGTGAGCCGTCCCATGCGCGACGACTCACCGAGTTCGAGGCGCGGGATCGCGTCCGCGCCGATGCGCACCGGCCGGTTGCCCGCGTCGTCCTCCAGCCAGAGCATCATGTTGAAGGCCTTGGCCACCTTGTCCATGATGTCCCGGATCTCCCGCAACGTCTCGGGCGCGTCCGGCGCGGTTTCGGGAGGGGCCGCGTGCTTCACCGCCTCGTGGAGCATTTCGCACATGGTTCCCAAGGCCTTGTTCCATTCCCGCTCCTCGTAGTCCCGGATCGTGTTCGCGAAGAGGACAAGGACGGCGATCATGGCCACGATCAGGCCGAAGCCGATGGCCACGGCGATGCGGGTTGCCAGGGGGATGCGTGAGAGAAGGGCGGTGGGGCGCATGTCAGTCCAGGAAGATGTATCCCTTGCCCCAGACCGTGCGGATGCGGTCCGCGTGGGCCGGGAAGGGTTTGAGGATGCCGCGCAGCTTGCTGATGTGCACGTCGATGCTCCGGTCGTAGGTCACGAACTCCCGGCCCCAGACGCGGCGCATGAGGTCGTCGCGGCTGAACTCCGTGCCGGGGTGGCGCATGAGTTCGCCGAGCAGGCGCGTTTCCGTGCTGGAGAGCGGTATGCGCTCCCCCTCCACGGTCAATTCCTGGCGGCCGGCGTCGAGCTTGAGCCCGGCCACCTCCAGGCGGGGCGGGGTTTCGGGCTGGGGGGCCTCCGCCCGGCGCAGCACGGCCCGGATGCGGGCCAGCAGCTCGCGGGGATTGAAGGGCTTGGCCAGGTAGTCGTCCGCGCCCAGCTCCAGGCCCACGATCCGGTCCGCGTCGTCGCCGCGCGCGGTGAGCATGATGACCGGCAGCCGCGAGTCCTGGCGCAGGTCGCGCAGGATGTCCAGGCCGTTCTGGCCGGGGAGCATGATGTCCAGGACCACGAGGTCCGGGGCGGCCTGTTCCGCCGCCGCCAAGGCCGTGCGGCCGTCGTGGTGCGCGGAGACCTCGAAGCCCTCGGCCTGAAGATATTCCCGCAGGAGGTCCTGCAGACGGGTGTCGTCGT includes the following:
- a CDS encoding HAMP domain-containing sensor histidine kinase, which encodes MRPTALLSRIPLATRIAVAIGFGLIVAMIAVLVLFANTIRDYEEREWNKALGTMCEMLHEAVKHAAPPETAPDAPETLREIRDIMDKVAKAFNMMLWLEDDAGNRPVRIGADAIPRLELGESSRMGRLTMRDVDCSTGYCGWVEMPTELAGKQFWIRGYLRDDPAVDSLVTTFLYGLGGIGLLGALLSIPLARRIAVPLRKLEESALRMARGDLSQRVEIRGGDEVGRLGAAFNAMADGITRSFGAIRDLNANISHQLRSPLTRIAMIAELARTGLEQGKTADAALKLQGIQEEIVILDGLIERILRLSRQDLRDRAAQAAGVDLTSMIREHCRRIAPLLEAKDADIILERLDPAEFTGPPEDYDTLVVNLLDNAAKYVTPGGRVRVAVLEGGDHVEFSVRNTCRRFQAEELEAMFEPFRRLDQDAAQGYGLGLTLARGAAERLGAAILPANGLDGLEMRVRLPLRAPGPSPLPGGPV
- a CDS encoding response regulator, which produces MDNGKRILVIDDDTRLQDLLREYLQAEGFEVSAHHDGRTALAAAEQAAPDLVVLDIMLPGQNGLDILRDLRQDSRLPVIMLTARGDDADRIVGLELGADDYLAKPFNPRELLARIRAVLRRAEAPQPETPPRLEVAGLKLDAGRQELTVEGERIPLSSTETRLLGELMRHPGTEFSRDDLMRRVWGREFVTYDRSIDVHISKLRGILKPFPAHADRIRTVWGKGYIFLD